One region of Haloprofundus salilacus genomic DNA includes:
- a CDS encoding FUN14 domain-containing protein has protein sequence MLELDVQQLAVEAGTGTIIGAIVGFAAKKVAKIIAVLVGLELALFKFLESRGILTVDWDRLTAGLLKTGESATTGAPPDWVMTILSTLSISAGFTGGFLVGFKKG, from the coding sequence ATGTTAGAACTGGACGTGCAACAACTCGCGGTGGAAGCCGGAACTGGCACTATCATCGGAGCCATCGTCGGTTTCGCGGCGAAGAAAGTCGCGAAGATCATCGCTGTCCTCGTCGGTCTCGAACTCGCGCTGTTCAAATTTCTCGAATCACGCGGGATTCTCACGGTCGATTGGGATCGACTCACCGCCGGCCTGCTGAAGACCGGGGAGAGTGCCACGACGGGTGCGCCGCCGGACTGGGTAATGACGATTCTGTCGACGCTCTCCATCTCCGCCGGATTCACCGGCGGGTTCCTCGTCGGCTTCAAGAAGGGGTAG
- a CDS encoding ribosome assembly factor SBDS gives MISLDDAVTARLESHGARFEVLIDPDAALAMKRGEFDGELEEVIAAEDVFEDASRGDRPAEEDLEKVFGTTDPMEIIPEVVERGEIQITAEQRREMQEQKRRQLINRIARNAVNPQMDDAPHPPERIERALEEAGFRVDPMEPVETQVDDALEALRPVIPIRFAEVTIAVNIPAQYAGSAQARVRQFGDLEREEWQNDGSWVGVMTFPAGMQNDFYDLVNEHTSGEAETRIIKDKDDLKTR, from the coding sequence ATGATTTCGCTTGACGACGCCGTGACGGCCCGACTCGAATCCCACGGTGCGCGCTTCGAGGTACTCATCGACCCCGACGCCGCACTCGCGATGAAACGCGGCGAGTTCGACGGCGAACTGGAGGAGGTCATCGCCGCTGAGGACGTCTTCGAGGACGCCTCTCGCGGCGATAGACCCGCCGAGGAGGACCTCGAGAAGGTCTTCGGGACAACCGACCCGATGGAGATAATTCCCGAGGTCGTCGAACGCGGCGAGATTCAGATTACCGCCGAACAACGCCGCGAGATGCAGGAGCAGAAGCGACGCCAACTCATCAACCGCATCGCGCGCAACGCGGTCAACCCGCAGATGGACGACGCGCCGCACCCGCCCGAACGCATCGAGCGCGCGCTCGAAGAGGCCGGATTCCGCGTCGACCCGATGGAACCCGTCGAGACGCAGGTCGACGACGCGCTCGAAGCGCTTCGACCAGTGATTCCGATTCGCTTTGCCGAGGTGACTATCGCGGTCAACATTCCCGCACAGTACGCCGGGAGCGCACAGGCGCGCGTCCGGCAGTTCGGCGACTTAGAGCGCGAGGAGTGGCAGAACGACGGGTCGTGGGTCGGCGTGATGACGTTCCCTGCCGGGATGCAGAACGATTTCTACGACCTCGTCAACGAACACACCAGCGGCGAAGCCGAGACGCGGATAATCAAAGACAAAGACGACCTGAAGACGAGATAG
- a CDS encoding NifU family protein → MSTVDAEKSLEDRIELFMMRNFPQIQMHGGSAAIEAIDEETGEVWVALGGACSGCGISPMTVQALKSRMVSEFDEINAVHASTGMGGFETTPDDDFSDVPF, encoded by the coding sequence ATGAGCACTGTTGACGCCGAAAAGAGCCTCGAAGATCGCATCGAACTGTTCATGATGCGCAACTTCCCGCAGATTCAGATGCACGGCGGCAGCGCCGCCATCGAAGCTATCGACGAGGAGACCGGCGAAGTGTGGGTCGCCCTCGGCGGTGCCTGCTCGGGGTGCGGCATCTCGCCGATGACCGTCCAAGCGCTGAAGAGTCGGATGGTGTCCGAGTTCGACGAGATCAACGCCGTTCACGCCTCCACGGGAATGGGTGGGTTCGAGACGACTCCGGACGACGATTTCTCCGACGTTCCGTTCTGA